From the genome of Miscanthus floridulus cultivar M001 chromosome 10, ASM1932011v1, whole genome shotgun sequence, one region includes:
- the LOC136486195 gene encoding protein ZINC INDUCED FACILITATOR-LIKE 1-like — MPETLHKHRVHQNENKNVEALEAHQSDYKENAEQIASLDDKKSLFKNWPFMSSLITYCVFSFHDMAYSEVFSLWTESDKKYGGLSLSSEAVGQVLSITGVSLLIYQLSVYPHTNKILGPIKTSRVAAILCILVLFGYPFMTYLSGTGLSIILNIASILKINLAATIISSSFILQNNAVPQDQRGAANGLSVTVMSLFKAIAPAVAGTVFSWTQARQHAFFFPGDQMVFFLLNVIEFLGLILTFKPFMASPESRAV; from the exons ATGCCG GAGACATTACACAAGCACAGAGTTCACcagaatgaaaataaaaatgttgAAGCTTTGGAGGCCCACCAGAGTGACTACAAAGAGAATGCTGAACAAATTGCAAGTTTGGACGACAAGAAGAGTTTATTCAAGAATTGGCCCTTCATGTCATCCTTAATTACATATTGTGTATTTTCCTTTCATGATATGGCTTATTCAGAG GTGTTCTCTTTATGGACTGAAAGTGATAAGAAGTATGGTGGCCTCAGTTTATCATCTGAGGCTGTAGGTCAAGTTCTTTCAATTACAG GTGTCAGTCTTCTTATATACCAACTCTCTGTATATCCTCACACTAATAAAATTCTTGGACCTATCAAGACTTCTCGAGTTGCAGCT ATTCTGTGCATACTTGTTCTCTTTGGATATCCCTTTATGACATATCTGTCAGGAACTGGACTATCGATCATCTTGAATATTGCATCGATCTTGAAAATTAATCTTGCT GCTACCATCATTTCGAGCAGTTTCATCCTTCAAAATAATGCTGTG CCTCAAGACCAAAGAGGAGCTGCAAATGGACTGTCAGTGACAGTAATGTCCCTATTCAAGGCAATCGCCCCTGCAGTTGCAGGCACTGT GTTTTCTTGGACACAAGCACGGCAGCATGCTTTCTTCTTCCCAG GTGATCAGATGGTGTTCTTTCTTCTCAATGTCATCGAGTTTCTTGGACTTATCCTCACATTCAAACCCTTCATGGCCTCACCAGAGTCCAGAGCAGTATGA
- the LOC136486196 gene encoding protein ZINC INDUCED FACILITATOR-LIKE 1-like, producing MEEESVTSPLLQEEEKVYHEGCPGCANDRRKELQEGLPYKEFLYVWIVCLATSLPVSSLFPFLYFMIRDLHVAKRTEDIGFYAGFVGASFMLGRCLTSTVWGIAADRFGRKPVAILGVVSVVVFNTLFGLSTSYWMAIATRFLLGALNGLLGPIKAYSIEVCRPEHEALGISLVNKRLH from the exons ATGGAGGAGGAGAGCGTCACGTCGCCATTGCtgcaggaggaggagaaggtgtACCACGAGGGATGCCCGGGCTGTGCCAACGACCGGAGGAAGGAGCTCCAGGAGGGCCTCCCGTACAAGGAGTTCTTGTATGTCTGGATCGTCTGCCTCGCGACTT CTTTACCGGTGTCATCATTATTCCCCTTCTTGTACTTCATG ATTAGAGACTTGCATGTTGCAAAAAGAACAGAAGACATTGGATTCTATGCTGGATTTGTGG GTGCTTCATTTATGCTTGGTAGATGCTTGACTTCAACTGTGTGGGGAATAGCAGCAGATCGATTTGGGAGGAAGCCAGTTGCCATACTTGGCGTTGTCTCTGT GGTCGTATTCAATACTTTATTTGGGCTTAGTACTAGTTATTGGATGGCAATAGCTACAAGATTTCTCCTTGGTGCTTTAAATGGTTTGCTTGGGCCAATTAAG GCTTATTCTATCGAAGTTTGCAGGCCTGAACATGAAGCATTGGGAATATCACTTGTAAACAAAAGACTACACTGA
- the LOC136486194 gene encoding uncharacterized protein codes for MADRGWMYSGWKRGRPTNEWVEKTNEFLDRAYSIPELVESDTIKCPCAMCRNYFRHKRPKIELHLCHNGYKENYQTWTSHGERRENHEHALLGGPVQYRWMYPFERSNVHSVRNKTPRYDDAGSTSVRDCGIELFEHIGRCFISLGFRDLTIEQSKAAALYILTNIPEMDDFFKEFDNEQWKGRSQPSARDISNLRLNGWKGTRGRNRGPNFFDWFKNICAIRSSVHNVLRQISYGFRKRVSSYGCYDVNGYRFRSEKYESKRAGLATTNSGVCVTCTDDNGNALEYFGVIEDIIKISWEGREQLDLVLFYCRWFDPTSRGVKRTENLGLVEVKHSSRLQNFEPFVLASQVTQVYYLSYASDDPSLKDWWVVYHVAPRDRLPPIDINNDSIETEGPTNDISFFQEDGLEGTFVIDLGDIELIDTLASDEITDPKELEQLEKQTVAPEQEEILESDEEGDEDDAESYDEDCYEEEDF; via the exons ATGGCAGATCGTGGCTGGATGTATAGTGGTTGGAAGCGTGGTAGGCCAACGAATGAATGGGTTGAGAAAACAAATGAGTTTTTGGATCGTGCCTACTCAATCCCTGAATTAGTTGAGTCTGATACAATTAAGTGCCCTTGTGCCATGTGTCGGAATTATTTCAGGCATAAAAGGCCTAAGATAGAGTTGCATTTGTGCCACAATGGGTACAAAGAAAATTACCAAACTTGGACATCACATGGAGAGAGGCGGGAAAACCATGAACAT GCATTATTAGGAGGCCCTGTCCAATATCGATGGATGTATCCATTTGAGAG ATCTAATGTACATTCTGTTCGAAATAAAACACCTAGATATGATGATGCTGGCTCAACTTCTGTAAGGGATTGTGGCATTGAACTGTTTGAACACATTGGTAGATGCTTCATCTCACTGGGTTTTCGTGACCTCACAATAGAACAGTCAAAGGCAGCAGCCCTATACATATTAACTAACATCCCTGAAATGGATGATTTCTTCAA agaatttgataatgaACAATGGAAGGGTCGCTCACAGCCAAGTGCACGGGATATTAGTAACTTAAGATTAAATGGTTGGAAAGGCACACGTGGTAGAAATAGAGGCCCCAATTTCTTTGATTGGTTCAAAAACATA TGTGCAATCAGATCAAGTGTTCACAATGTGTTGCGTCAAATTTCATATGGGTTTCGCAAAAGGGTGTCCTCCTATGGTtgctatgatgtgaatggatatagGTTTCGGTCTGAGAAGTATGAGAGTAAGCGGGCAGGATTGGCTACAACCAATAGTGGTGTTTGTGTGACGTGTACTGATGACAATGGAAATGCTCTTGAGTACTTTGGTGTTATTGAAGACATCATTAAAATTTCATGGGAAGGCAGGGAACAACTTGATCTAGTTTTATTTTATTGCCGCTGGTTTGATCCGACTTCTAGGGGTGTTAAGCGAACTGAAAATCTTGGTCTGGTGGAAGTGAAGCATAGCTCTAGGCTTCAAAATTTTGAACCGTTTGTGTTGGCAAGTCAAGTTACACAGGTTTATTATCTATCATATGCTAGTGACGACCCTAGTTTAAAAGACTGGTGGGTAGTGTACCATGTGGCACCAAGAGATCGTTTGCCTCCAATCGACATCAACAATGATTCCATTGAAACTGAAGGGCCAACAAATGACATCTCATTTTTCCAAGaggatggattggaaggcacATTTGTGATCGATCTAGGTGACATTGAATTGATTGACACATTAGCCTCAGATGAAATAACTGATCCAAAAGAATTGGAACAGCTAGAGAAGCAAACTGTTGCTCCAGAGCAGGAAGAGATATTAGAAAGTGATGAAGAAGGCGACGAAGATGATGCTGAATCCTATGATGAAGACTGCTACGAAGAAGAGGATTTCTAA